gggacttgttttgggcttcaggcgtttcggcatggagatgtgaaccatctccatagccgacgatgtaaactcacccctccagcgtatcaggggctgctgcggcgtcgcgctacaggcgtatatacccttaggtgtgaatgggcactaacTGTCGTTCAAATGTTAGGGAGGCTGGACTGTGCCCAGtgagagtaaacaatgccccacctGTGgtattaggggggtgaatagtgcccgattgttggtgtcagtgtaaggAACTTtgaaccattgttggtgtcagttgaaggaattatgtcccattgttggtgccagtgtaaGGTATTATGttgcattgttggtgtcagtgggaggagttatgtcccattgttggtgtcagtgggaggggttatttcccattgttggtgccagtgggaggagttatgtcccattgttggtgtcagtgggaggaatagtgccatatttttggtgtcagtggcaggattaatgcctcaagggccggataagTTTAGAGATCACTGATTTTAAATGAAGGTGTATGGTATaggaatgtataaaaaaaaatgcatagaaagGTTTGTGTAAAATATAGAAGTATATGTATAAATAGATTTATCAGTACTTTATATTCTAGTATACTTCAATATATCCATGATAACCCCATGGCTCCATATACAGACAACTTACATATACAGGCTCTTGAATCAACTTCTAGATCCAGATTGGAATGTTCAAGTCTTGGATGTGAATGTCTCAGTACATTTGTCTTCAGACACATAAACACAGGATCACATGTACTACAGACCAGATGGCATTAGGCAAGATTGGACACTATGGGCTCACACTAGTGCgatcacagacattgcatgttattcgcattgctgtgcagatcacatgcgatgtctgtgcgatgtgaATTCAGCCATAGCCAtatcatgattaagcactgaccgcagtgtgaaacgcgtaggctgctatctccactgttttgctgtactttgtagtgcatttgccacctctttaaaataaagacaacctaaggtttttttggaagtgcggctgtccattcttctagcCTTTACAATTTGCCTGTATGGCTAAAGTCGCATCGCATTCGCACCCTTGTTTTGGTCCACTCTGGAATCGGATTGCATTGGTGTTCACATCTATAAGATCTGATTTCACAGTTCGCATTGCAATCTGCCAACCGATCTGAGGGTATCATTAGCTTTCTATTGACATCCGCAGCAGTTCGCAGACGTCAGTGTGAACCGTCTgcaattaggctgcattcacaccttggcgtacaaaatcgctgcgttttgtcccgcgaattgcggcgacaaattgcagtgttttgtaccgcgatttgcggcgacaaaacgctgtgattgtgaatgcagccttaccccctctatggagatggttcacatctcctatgccgaacgccgaaagccacctgaaaaaaaggtccgggacttgttttcaggcggcaggcgtacggcgttcagcgtggagatgtgaaccatctccatagagggcaatgtgaaatcatccctccagcgtctcaggggcggctgcggcgtcgcactacaggcgtatatacgcctaggtgtgaacgggggcttaaggTGCGATGCTGGAACCTGCACAGGATTCGCAGGGTTTAccgcattggaccagtgtgaacccagcctataaTTATTTGATTGCCCTCAGAGTAATAAAACCCAATTTCCGTCTGTCTACTCTGTATTTATAACATTTTTCAGCATGGCGAGTGACGTCTGAAAAAAGCCAGAACTGCTGGCCAGAGTGCTTGTTATGGGTCAGCGACTCACCAGGTAGTGAACACAGGATCGGATGACAGATGATTGGCTGACGGATCCAATGAACCTGTACCTTTAACAATATCACCTGtcacagctctcttatctctggtGCCACAGGTTCTCTCTAATGCTGAACTTTGCCACAAAAACTATTGTGCACTGCAAAACAAAATCCACACCAATGAAGGTGTCCCGTCCCGTGTGTCCAGGCTGCAGCGTTATGTACAACTgacttttattcccccccccccccgcacagtgCAGTCAACGCCCAACAATCTTTGCTAAAAGTTACAGATCTGGTTGGAGTTCTCAGATCCCAGTGGGTTGCTCACACTCCAGCTCCTCCATTCATTAAATGTCTTGCATTCTTTTCAATGAATGCATGGTgctctgtgattggaggaggggAGATCATGAcattcatctgctcctcctccagtCTATGAAAAGAATGCAAGACATTTACTGAATGGAGGAGCTGGAGTGTGAGCAATCCACTGGGATTGGAGTAGTCCAGCTGGAactctcaggccctgtacacacgtccgagaaacttgacgagcaaaacacatcgttttgctcgtcgagttccttgtgaagccaccgaggatctcggcgagccaagtttcttcattgactaacgaggaaatagagaacatgttctctatttggcccgacgagatcctcgtcggtttcctcggccaaaagtgtacacacgactgggtttctcggcagaatacggctctgatcgagtttctggctgaattctgccttaTTCATACATGTGAGAGTTCCATGTTGAAACGATTTTCAGAGGccttttagcaaaaaatataatttgatatttttagaggaggggggccctgtcaggtaggctgtacggggcgcgtgatttctatcagcagccctgcaagtctgacaacactgcttgggatttcagtgtagtgtggtcagctCAAACAGGGAGTtaggagctcactggatttctggcagattaACAGGTATTTTTATGCACTTGTGATGTATTTAAATGGATGCAACCAGggggaaatgtgtgtgtgtgtgtgtgtgtgtgttagataaatacactaaatatttttttcttattttattttgccttgacatacactatatatgctttttctttttttttttaacatagtttttattggttttaataTTGAGCAGTACAAAatatgcattcaagaagtgtagcggaaaaagaaaaaacaaacatatatgtAATATCAAAAATGCATGGtcaagtatctatctatctatctatctatctatctatctatctatctatctatctatctatctatctatctatctatctatctatctatctatctatctatctatctatctatctatctatctatctatcgaatgCAGTAATCACATACTTATGAATTTTCAGGCAAAACTGATCACACTACTACCTGCAAGATCATATTCATAGATAAAATATTAAGGAAGAATTATAACCCACTATATGCTTTTTAGTGATACTTGGATATTATATAACAGGATAATTAAACAGTAAGCTCCTCAGGGGCAAAGGGCCATTATAAGCTAGGCTCCTCGGGGGAGGTGACTCATGTGAATGGTCTTATGTTCTCTGTAAAATGTTGCAGAACTTATTGGTGTTCTATAAatggataataataataacataattcTATGTTTTCCAGCCCATGACCTACCATTCTACTTGACTTGGCAGTCCTCTGGGGTTACTCATGCCTCCATCGCCCTTAGACGATAGGGTTATTGTGGCATTAAACAGACCCGTGAGACCGCAGGAACTTAACCTCTGCATAGACTCTTCCTTCCTTGATTGCGCCACGGTGAGTGGCAGCTGCAAGTCCCTACTCAGCGCAAGTGTTGCCTCCTTAAACGCAGCCAATCTGACGTATATGCCCTCTTCCAACGGGTCTGCACGCTCTTTGGGTTGCGGATGTAGCAGTGCAAGTTGTTGCAGTGTGGCATCGTATGACAAGGACACTCAGAGCCAGGCCGTCAGCAACACCACTCTTACCAGCAGTGTCGCCGGACCCTCCGCTGCTTCCTCGTCCAACCAAATGGTCAACAATAATGAGAACAGCGCCAGTCTAAGCCCATCTGGTGGAGTTAGCAGTCCAGTGTCTAGCACTACCAAACAGTTTGCCAACATTAAGATCATCTATCCTAATGACTTGGCCAAGAAGATAGTAAAATGCAGCAAAACCCACCTGCCCAACCAGGGCCCCATCATCATTGACTGCCGACCTTTCATGGAGTACAATAAAAGCCATATTCAGGGAGCCGTTCACATTAATTGCTCCGACAAGATCAGCAGGAGGAGGCTACAACAGGGCAAAATCACGGTGTTGGATTTAATATCATGCAGGGAAGGCAAGGACTCATTCAAGAGGATATTTTCCAAAGAGATCATCGTTTACGATGACAATACCAATGAACCAAGTCGGGTTATACCCTCCCAGCCGCTCCATACTGTTTTGGAGTCACTGAAAAGGGAAGGCAAAGAACCTCTGGTGCTAAAAGGTAATGTGATAGGTGTTTATGAGTTGCTTTATGTTGAAATCGGCCATTTTTAAAGGGATTTTTTCAGGGGAACGCAGAGGCCTTCGTCATTGACTTCTTATTCTGCAAATGCTAACTGCTTGGTTGTCGGGATAATTCTGTTGTTGTATTACTTTGGTTCAGTTACCCAGAAATAATATGCAGATAAGGACTTGTGACTTTTCTCTGACTTTCCTGGCTGGACCTGAGTTAGTTACTCAACCCACTCAAGTTGGAAAGTCAGTAGAAGAGGCATACAAATAGCATTCAAGAGAAGGCGGCAGTAGTAGCAGCCTCCTTGTTTTTCTTAAAGGTTTAATTTAAATAGACCTTCCATGAAAATTGACATTGTCTACAGTAGCATCCTGTCTGCacggctgccatcaggggggtacagccgatacaactgtaaggggccccGGGGACCAAGGGGCCCACCAGGGCTAGAAGAAGGCAGGACGGATGAAGGGGAGCCGTGTTGTGCACTATAGAAACAATCTTGCAGCTTCTGCTGCCTCTCTGTGTCATTGAGATCAGAcattcagctctttactgccacctctggctactaTGCACATGTGCACCCCTCATGTGAGCTGCCTATACTGTGCTTATCTGTGTCAGCAACATGTCAGCTTTGTGAAAACAAGCTGGGACCAGGTAGGAAGATTTCCTTTACAAGTAGGGGCTGTGAAGGATAGGGTgggggctgtttgtgtacagggaggggccagaggcttgtgtttacagatttgtgtatgtgtggggctgacatatatactgtgtgtgtgtgtgtgtgtgtgtatatatatatatatatatatatatatatatatatatatatatatatatatatatatatatatatatatatacacaggtgtgGAGGGGGTGACATATATACACAGGTGTGGAGggggtgacatatatacaggtgtgtagggggctggcatatatacaagggtgaggggggctggcatatatacaggtgtggggggggctgacatatatacaggggtgaggggggctggcatatatacaagggtgaggggggctggcatatatacaggtgtggggggctgacatatatatacaggtgtggggggggctggcatatatacaggggtgaggggggctgacatatatacaggtgtgaggggctggcatatatacaggattgaggagggggctgacatatatacatgattgggggggggggggggctgattgcATACAGGCGAGATGGCTGGTGTGCGAATTCGGAGGCATAGCCCATGGGcaagccctggggaatgttggtggtcaggctgggggggggggcccaggtctaaagctgtgtaaggggtctaAAAtgttctgatggctgccctgcctgtCTGTGTACCGCAATTGAAACAAACACTAGAACAAACACCATAATATAAGGTCCTCTAAGGCAGCAGTCGACAACCAGAGGTCCGT
The sequence above is drawn from the Rana temporaria chromosome 4, aRanTem1.1, whole genome shotgun sequence genome and encodes:
- the DUSP10 gene encoding dual specificity protein phosphatase 10, whose amino-acid sequence is MPPSPLDDRVIVALNRPVRPQELNLCIDSSFLDCATVSGSCKSLLSASVASLNAANLTYMPSSNGSARSLGCGCSSASCCSVASYDKDTQSQAVSNTTLTSSVAGPSAASSSNQMVNNNENSASLSPSGGVSSPVSSTTKQFANIKIIYPNDLAKKIVKCSKTHLPNQGPIIIDCRPFMEYNKSHIQGAVHINCSDKISRRRLQQGKITVLDLISCREGKDSFKRIFSKEIIVYDDNTNEPSRVIPSQPLHTVLESLKREGKEPLVLKGGLSSFKQNHENLCDNSLQLQDCPDGGGASAVTITLPQSVPSTPDIENAELTPILPFLFLGNEHDAQDLEKMQRMNIGYIVNVTTHLPLFHYEKGIFNYKRLPATDSNKQNLRQYFEEAFEFIEEAHQCGKGLLIHCQAGVSRSATIVIAYLMKHTRMTMTDAYKFVKGKRPIISPNLNFMGQLLEFEEDLNNGITPRILTPKLIGVETVV